The Allorhizobium ampelinum S4 genome has a segment encoding these proteins:
- a CDS encoding IS3 family transposase, producing MKASKFTEAQIAFVLKQAHDGTPIGEVCRKAGISDATFYNWRKKIHWPNAVRDEAPAAVGRGKCQTEADRRRSLFRQGHPPGCAVKKALRPDGKRHLVDRIKTDWKVSIRRACSVLKIDRSLYVYKSKRGDQAELKLKIKDICQTRVRYGYRRVHVLIRRDGWVVNPKRIYRLYKEMDLQLRNKVPKRRVKAKLRSHRTAATRSNDVWAMDFVHDQLATGRKIRVLTVVDTFSRFSPAVDARFSYKGEDVVQTLERVCRQVGYPATIRMDNGSEFISRNLDLWAYHRGVVLDFSRPGKPTDNSYIESFMYRRPRGRKRLLTSSGHHSGAFMYTAFGCDRYYGRWPRWSTRIEASSTGRA from the coding sequence ATGAAAGCGTCGAAGTTTACGGAAGCGCAAATCGCGTTTGTGTTGAAGCAGGCTCATGATGGAACGCCCATTGGCGAGGTCTGCCGCAAGGCGGGGATTTCGGACGCTACGTTTTATAACTGGCGCAAAAAAATACACTGGCCTAATGCCGTCAGAGATGAAGCGCCTGCGGCAGTTGGAAGAGGAAAATGCCAAACTGAAGCGGATCGTCGCCGATCTCTCTTTAGACAAGGCCATCCTCCAGGATGTGCTGTCAAAAAAGCTCTGAGGCCTGACGGCAAGCGTCATCTTGTCGACAGGATCAAGACGGACTGGAAGGTTTCGATCCGACGCGCATGCTCCGTCCTGAAGATCGACCGGTCCCTTTATGTCTACAAGTCCAAGCGCGGCGATCAGGCCGAACTGAAGCTGAAGATCAAGGATATCTGCCAGACGCGGGTACGTTATGGCTATCGTCGTGTGCATGTCTTGATCAGGCGTGACGGCTGGGTGGTGAATCCGAAGAGAATCTATCGTCTTTACAAGGAGATGGACCTGCAACTGCGCAACAAGGTGCCAAAACGGCGCGTCAAAGCAAAGCTGCGATCGCACCGCACCGCAGCCACCCGTTCGAACGACGTCTGGGCCATGGATTTCGTGCATGACCAACTGGCCACAGGTCGCAAGATCAGGGTTCTCACGGTTGTCGATACCTTCTCGCGCTTCTCTCCGGCGGTAGATGCCCGCTTCAGCTATAAAGGGGAAGACGTCGTGCAGACCCTCGAACGCGTATGCCGGCAGGTCGGTTACCCGGCCACCATTCGGATGGACAACGGCAGCGAATTCATCTCTCGTAACCTCGATCTCTGGGCCTATCATAGAGGCGTCGTGCTTGACTTCTCGCGGCCGGGCAAGCCAACGGACAACAGCTACATCGAGAGCTTTATGTATAGACGGCCCCGCGGGCGCAAGAGGCTTCTTACAAGTTCAGGTCATCATTCGGGTGCGTTCATGTATACGGCCTTTGGATGCGACCGATATTATGGTCGCTGGCCCAGATGGAGTACGCGGATCGAGGCCTCATCAACGGGACGCGCTTGA